From the genome of Diorhabda carinulata isolate Delta chromosome 2, icDioCari1.1, whole genome shotgun sequence:
tttatattaaatttgacCTTTTTCCTTATAACCTTACAGTACGTAgtaaaacaatcaaaatctgattgtttcatgaaTAATCCAAATAAGTTTCGCTAGTTTTCCgaaagtaagttttttttatatcgaactatcaatttaaaatatccatTACGTTCGGAAACTACTAAAAATCACGTTTTGATTATGGAACTTCAATCAATAATCCATCTGATCACAGGtactgaaaatgatttttatcatttttaaattatattttttgatataaaatgcaaattttgTATCTAAATAATcgatatacatttttatttatgttttttaaaataaattgtaaaaaagaagaaaattacataatatatCAACTATTATAGATTGACATTTAAAGAGTGATTGACAGAGTTTATTTGATGTGTGAAGTTAAAAACCGTTGAGtggattttttaaaacttttatccTGAATATTACCAGGACATTAAACACTGCTGAGAGTGGTACTAAGTGAATATATTCCTCGAAAATTTGTGtcttgtattattttaaaaatggctCACAACCCAACCGTTTTTAAAACGTCTCATAAAGAAAATGAACCAAAAACCATTGTAAAAGTAAATACGAAATATCAGGAAAAAGAGGGAAACgatactaataaaaaatttataaaagaaaattctggaaattctaaaacaaaagaaaatataaagatTAATGTTCTAAAGGAAAACTCGAATATCAATAACGTTAAAGAagtcgaaaataataatagaccAACATCGGATGGGACGACTAGcaaagaagaaaaacataaatgGACCTTAGCCGATTTCGACATAGGCAAACCGTTAGGAAAAGGAAAATTCGGCAACGTTTATTTAGCCAGAGAAAAGAAATCCAAATTTCTGGTCGCTCTAAAAGTTCTTTTCAAATCGGCTATCAAAGAATTCAACAACGAGCATCAAGTGCGTAGAGAAATCGAGATTCAAAGTCATTTGAGACATCCGAATATATTAAGAATGTATGGGTATTTTCATGATGATTCCAGAGTTTACCTTATATTGGAATATGCTGCAAATGGtaagtttttttcattcaaattagtttctatcacttcattttttatatttacattttgtcGGCCTTCTAAAATGTTACCATCATCGCTTAatctattcaaattttgtttaatttcctGTATTAgttatttacttttattgttATCCCTAAATTCTATTAGTCCTTTTATATTAcacattacaatttttttttccatttgtactactaattttactttttataccTTTTCTCtccattataatgtttttttccatttgttgAGCTAATTTTATAACTTTCTGTGCTTCTTTTCTCCATTACAATGTTTTTTCCGTTTGTACTACTAATTTTACTTCTTATACCTTTTTTCTCCATTATAATGGTTTTTCCATTTGTTGAGCTAATTTTATAACTTTCTGTGCTTCTTTTTTCCATTAcaatgttttttccatttatactACTAATTTTACTTCTTATACCTTTTCTCTCCATTATAATGGTTTTTTCCATTTGTTGAGCTAATTTTATAACTTTCTGTGCTTCTTTTCtccattataatgtttttttttcatttatactaataatttcatatcttgtttatgtttattttttctattacaatGGTTTTTCCACTTGATTAGAAGACTGTGATTTGGTTTCATCACTTTTCTATTCCATAAAATTTCAAGGGGAAATTGTTTCCATTTTATAGGAGCGGTATATTCCAAACTGTCATCGAGTCCAAATAAAAGGTTTGCTGAAGAAGTAGCAGcgaaatatattgaacaaatagCCGATGCTCTACGCTATTGTCATACGAAAAAAGTTATACACCGAGACATCAAACCGGAAAATCTACTTCTTGGAACGAAAGGAGAAATAAAAATAGCCGATTTCGGTTGGTCGGTACACGCACCATCATCCAGAAGAACCACCCTATGCGGCACGTTAGACTATTTACCCCCAGAAATGGTGACTGGGAAAACCCACAACGAGAAAGTGGATCTTTGGAGTCTCGGTGTGTTGTGTTTCGAATTTCTCA
Proteins encoded in this window:
- the LOC130904185 gene encoding aurora kinase C-like → MAHNPTVFKTSHKENEPKTIVKVNTKYQEKEGNDTNKKFIKENSGNSKTKENIKINVLKENSNINNVKEVENNNRPTSDGTTSKEEKHKWTLADFDIGKPLGKGKFGNVYLAREKKSKFLVALKVLFKSAIKEFNNEHQVRREIEIQSHLRHPNILRMYGYFHDDSRVYLILEYAANGAVYSKLSSSPNKRFAEEVAAKYIEQIADALRYCHTKKVIHRDIKPENLLLGTKGEIKIADFGWSVHAPSSRRTTLCGTLDYLPPEMVTGKTHNEKVDLWSLGVLCFEFLTGKPPFESSNYDETYRRISRAQFVVPSYVSPEAGDLIKKLLVVKPDLRLELGQVLDHPWILKYKNK